The proteins below come from a single Eubacterium limosum genomic window:
- a CDS encoding GTP-binding protein, whose amino-acid sequence MNTLPKLFLFSGFLGSGKTTLLNLTARYLTEKGYKIAMIINEAGETGVDNLYMKKKGYAVRELFGGCICCTLAQNLKEMVLELNERYSLDAILMEPSGTASPKALYKPLCQAGYGGDSIHHISILDPLRTEMFLSILEPLLEESLPLAEGIVQNKIDAATPEMIRFSDEIRNRFNRAAPVYRMNLLEGLSDTYCGYLDGVLSAEASS is encoded by the coding sequence GGGCTCAGGAAAAACGACTCTGCTTAACCTTACGGCCCGTTATCTGACGGAAAAAGGATATAAAATTGCCATGATCATCAACGAGGCTGGAGAAACCGGCGTTGATAACCTGTATATGAAGAAAAAAGGTTATGCGGTCAGAGAACTCTTTGGCGGCTGCATCTGCTGTACTCTGGCCCAAAATCTTAAGGAAATGGTTCTTGAATTAAATGAGCGCTACAGCCTCGACGCCATTCTCATGGAGCCCTCTGGCACTGCCAGCCCAAAAGCCCTCTATAAGCCACTGTGCCAGGCCGGCTATGGTGGAGATTCCATCCATCACATTTCTATCCTCGATCCTCTGCGGACAGAAATGTTTCTCTCTATACTGGAGCCGCTCCTTGAGGAATCCCTTCCTCTGGCAGAAGGCATCGTCCAAAATAAAATTGACGCCGCTACTCCTGAGATGATACGCTTTTCCGACGAAATCCGAAACCGCTTTAACAGGGCTGCTCCCGTATACCGCATGAATCTGCTGGAAGGGCTTTCCGATACTTATTGCGGTTATCTGGATGGGGTGCTTTCTGCGGAGGCATCCTCCTGA
- a CDS encoding putative ABC transporter permease, translated as MIQTLKRTFKYWTVSEETDKSSFARGLCFYKLFWIFLLGCVLGVVVETLWCYWTRSCIESRSGVLYGPFNPVYGFGAVALTLGLQRISKKGRLWIFLGSMLLGGGVEYLCSLVQEMSFGTLSWEYSGTFMNLNGRTNLMFAFFWGALGLLWIQFFYPLLSKGVERIPKKTGIRLTWILVIFMIVNMAVSGLAVARWSERTRGVPASNAAAVLIDQKYPDPLMKRVYPNMTFPAGFQEDASAESTPSR; from the coding sequence TTGATCCAGACACTAAAAAGAACCTTTAAATATTGGACAGTTTCGGAAGAAACGGATAAGAGCAGCTTTGCGCGGGGATTATGTTTTTACAAGCTGTTCTGGATTTTTCTGCTGGGCTGTGTTTTGGGTGTTGTTGTGGAAACCCTCTGGTGTTACTGGACACGCTCCTGTATCGAAAGCCGCAGCGGCGTTCTCTACGGGCCTTTCAATCCTGTATATGGCTTTGGAGCTGTGGCGCTGACACTGGGGCTTCAGCGGATTTCTAAAAAAGGTCGCCTGTGGATTTTTTTAGGCAGTATGCTGCTGGGCGGCGGGGTTGAATACCTCTGCAGCCTGGTACAGGAGATGAGCTTTGGCACATTATCCTGGGAATACAGCGGGACTTTTATGAATCTTAACGGCAGAACAAATCTTATGTTTGCCTTTTTCTGGGGAGCCCTTGGGCTTCTGTGGATACAGTTTTTTTATCCACTGCTGTCAAAAGGGGTTGAGCGGATTCCTAAAAAAACCGGGATCCGTCTGACTTGGATACTGGTTATCTTTATGATCGTCAATATGGCAGTTTCCGGCCTGGCAGTGGCGAGATGGTCCGAAAGAACAAGAGGAGTACCTGCGTCAAATGCCGCAGCAGTTCTGATTGATCAGAAATACCCCGATCCGCTCATGAAGCGGGTTTATCCCAATATGACTTTTCCGGCAGGTTTTCAGGAGGATGCCTCCGCAGAAAGCACCCCATCCAGATAA
- a CDS encoding ATP-binding response regulator produces the protein MTQNTIESILNNLSGTAIYVIRQDDHRILYFNDRVKEVTPDARIGSVCHELWAGTCANCPLPGLEGKEQHSTINYNDPFGEVVDISASKMMWEDKIPAVLISVTPHILTETERKAEERRDYLAAAALKVYGLIISVDLCRNTYEIIGCDESNWFPEGEYGCYDDLLEQGIRSTHPSYSSALRETFGRQNVLKAFENGKRELQLDFRQKDEDGTYHWMNTLLLRVGSAAEKGKAILMLSQVDSRKRLEQEWEAFNAGVTTLFGECMLLNLGDGTYTTAKFDNSFPEFPVQGDFESQNIEYCNALIHPDDREMFRKAFSLESIRESVAAGEKVIVRELRRLAPDGIYRWTEMIGVLVISAAVEEKTVVLTFRDVDDIRKEEERKRAALLDALNLAEQANNAKSDFLSRMSHDIRTPMNAIIGMASIAEANIHDIVRTEDCIHKIQASANFLLALINDILDMSKIESGKMTINREPFDLCALLRELEAIIDAQAREKRQQFSVLMPEHMEAEYYGDSLRLNQILMNLLSNAVKYTPDGGKITLRVNEERKKGKKSVMRFEVEDNGIGMSEEFLKHIYEPFKQDGSKEGKRQEGTGLGLSITRNLVHLMGGSISISSEQGKGSCFMVELPFVQEEGNWPEASSENKRTDEPEKTKGGFEGKRLLIVEDNPLNLEIAEILFGMEGFDIETEEDGASAVRCFLNSPEGYYDMILMDVRMPVMDGLEATKAIRKLDRPDAATIPILAMTANAFTEDVKATREAGMNSHLAKPLEMEVVLREIRKFI, from the coding sequence ATGACACAAAATACCATTGAATCCATTCTTAATAACCTGAGTGGAACAGCGATCTATGTGATTCGTCAGGATGATCATCGAATATTATATTTTAATGACCGGGTAAAAGAAGTTACACCAGACGCCAGAATTGGATCAGTCTGCCATGAGCTGTGGGCTGGTACCTGCGCAAACTGTCCGCTCCCGGGACTTGAAGGCAAAGAACAGCACAGCACGATCAATTACAATGACCCTTTTGGCGAGGTGGTGGACATCTCTGCTTCAAAAATGATGTGGGAGGATAAAATACCAGCTGTATTGATCTCTGTAACACCACATATTTTAACTGAAACAGAGCGAAAGGCAGAGGAGAGAAGAGATTATCTTGCAGCGGCGGCGCTCAAGGTTTATGGACTGATTATTTCTGTGGATTTATGCCGGAATACCTATGAGATCATCGGCTGTGATGAGAGCAACTGGTTTCCCGAGGGCGAGTACGGCTGTTATGATGATCTGCTGGAGCAGGGAATCCGATCTACCCACCCTTCCTACAGCAGCGCTTTGAGAGAAACCTTTGGCCGTCAAAATGTCCTTAAAGCTTTTGAGAATGGAAAACGGGAACTGCAGCTTGATTTCAGGCAAAAGGATGAGGACGGCACATATCACTGGATGAATACATTGCTGCTCCGTGTCGGCAGCGCTGCAGAAAAAGGGAAGGCAATTTTGATGCTTTCCCAGGTAGACAGCCGGAAACGTCTGGAGCAGGAATGGGAAGCCTTTAATGCGGGTGTCACCACGCTTTTTGGGGAGTGCATGCTCCTCAATCTGGGGGACGGTACCTACACAACCGCAAAATTTGACAATTCCTTTCCGGAGTTCCCGGTACAGGGGGATTTTGAATCCCAGAATATTGAGTATTGCAATGCCCTGATACATCCCGATGACCGTGAAATGTTCCGGAAGGCTTTTTCGCTCGAAAGTATTAGAGAAAGCGTAGCGGCCGGGGAAAAAGTGATTGTCCGGGAATTGAGGAGACTGGCGCCGGATGGGATTTACCGCTGGACTGAAATGATTGGTGTTTTGGTAATAAGCGCGGCGGTGGAAGAAAAAACGGTGGTGCTGACCTTTAGGGATGTGGACGATATCCGAAAAGAAGAGGAACGGAAACGCGCCGCTCTTTTGGACGCTTTGAATCTGGCTGAGCAGGCTAACAACGCAAAATCGGACTTTTTGTCCAGAATGTCCCATGATATCCGGACACCAATGAACGCCATTATCGGCATGGCCTCTATTGCCGAGGCCAATATCCATGATATTGTCAGAACAGAGGACTGTATACATAAAATTCAGGCTTCAGCCAATTTCTTGCTGGCTCTGATCAATGATATTTTGGATATGTCGAAGATTGAAAGCGGAAAAATGACCATCAACCGGGAGCCCTTTGACCTGTGTGCCCTTCTGCGGGAGCTGGAAGCTATTATTGATGCACAGGCCAGAGAAAAAAGGCAGCAGTTCAGTGTGCTTATGCCCGAGCATATGGAGGCAGAGTACTACGGTGACAGCCTGCGCCTTAATCAGATTTTGATGAACCTGCTCAGCAACGCGGTCAAATACACGCCTGACGGCGGTAAGATTACCCTTCGGGTTAATGAAGAACGCAAGAAAGGCAAGAAGAGCGTGATGCGGTTTGAGGTCGAGGATAATGGTATCGGTATGTCTGAGGAATTTCTGAAGCATATATATGAACCCTTTAAACAGGATGGAAGTAAGGAAGGAAAAAGACAGGAAGGAACAGGTCTGGGGCTTTCTATTACCCGGAACCTTGTGCACCTGATGGGCGGAAGTATTTCCATCTCCAGCGAACAGGGAAAGGGAAGCTGCTTTATGGTTGAACTGCCCTTTGTGCAGGAAGAAGGGAACTGGCCGGAGGCTTCCTCAGAAAATAAAAGGACCGATGAACCGGAAAAAACAAAAGGTGGGTTTGAAGGGAAACGTCTTTTGATCGTAGAGGATAATCCGCTGAATCTGGAAATTGCTGAAATACTTTTCGGAATGGAGGGCTTTGATATTGAAACTGAGGAGGATGGAGCAAGCGCAGTCCGCTGTTTTTTAAATTCACCTGAGGGCTATTATGATATGATCCTGATGGATGTGCGGATGCCGGTGATGGACGGGCTGGAGGCCACAAAAGCTATCCGGAAGCTGGATCGGCCGGACGCGGCCACAATCCCAATTTTAGCTATGACCGCCAACGCCTTTACGGAAGACGTTAAGGCGACCCGGGAAGCAGGAATGAACAGCCACTTGGCAAAGCCTCTGGAAATGGAAGTCGTACTCAGGGAAATACGGAAATTTATATAA
- a CDS encoding radical SAM/SPASM domain-containing protein, protein MKQNSELTRYMNRAIEKLAAGVVRGTLKNPKETAFIFKLRDRLVRAMKKREAAEKQGRHIPPFLISSIATECNLHCKGCYARANGICSASEEKALTAEEWQKIFEEAAGLGVSFNLLAGGEPLMRWDVLEAAACVKEMVFPVFTNGLLIDEDTADFFEKNRHLIPVISIEGDKVQTDDRRGEGTHRAVQEVMERLSQRGVLFGVSITVTTENLHTVAGDAFIKKLDSQGCRLVFFVEYVPVEESSEPLAPSEAERAVLERRQAALREAFPGMIFLSFPGDEKHMGGCLAAGRGFFHINAYGAAEACPFSPYSDRSLRDYTLLEVLDSPFFTRLQQESLVGGEHDGGCALFQKRAQVQALLK, encoded by the coding sequence ATGAAGCAGAATAGTGAGCTTACCCGATATATGAACCGTGCCATTGAGAAACTGGCGGCCGGTGTTGTGAGAGGAACCCTTAAAAATCCGAAGGAGACAGCTTTTATTTTTAAGCTTCGGGACAGGCTTGTGCGGGCCATGAAGAAGCGTGAGGCTGCTGAAAAACAGGGGCGCCATATTCCGCCGTTTTTGATCTCAAGCATTGCCACAGAGTGTAACCTTCACTGCAAGGGCTGTTATGCACGGGCAAACGGTATCTGCAGCGCGAGCGAAGAAAAAGCGCTGACCGCTGAAGAATGGCAGAAAATATTTGAGGAAGCCGCTGGGCTCGGTGTTTCTTTTAATCTTCTGGCAGGAGGCGAGCCGCTCATGCGGTGGGATGTGCTGGAAGCGGCTGCCTGTGTAAAGGAGATGGTCTTTCCGGTTTTTACCAATGGTCTGTTGATTGACGAAGACACAGCGGATTTTTTTGAAAAGAACCGGCATCTGATACCAGTTATCAGTATTGAGGGCGACAAGGTACAGACCGATGACCGCCGCGGTGAGGGAACACACAGGGCAGTTCAGGAGGTTATGGAGCGCCTCAGCCAAAGAGGGGTCCTCTTTGGCGTGTCCATCACGGTCACCACTGAAAATCTCCATACAGTTGCTGGCGACGCTTTTATTAAAAAGCTTGACAGCCAGGGCTGCCGTCTTGTTTTCTTTGTGGAATATGTGCCAGTAGAGGAGAGCAGTGAGCCGCTGGCGCCTTCAGAAGCTGAGCGGGCTGTTTTAGAGCGGCGGCAGGCCGCGCTGAGGGAAGCCTTCCCGGGGATGATCTTTCTCTCATTTCCTGGTGACGAAAAGCATATGGGCGGCTGTCTGGCAGCCGGTCGGGGATTTTTTCATATCAATGCATATGGCGCGGCAGAGGCCTGCCCATTTTCACCCTATTCGGACAGAAGTCTGAGGGATTACACACTACTGGAGGTTCTGGATTCACCGTTTTTTACCCGTCTGCAACAGGAATCGCTGGTAGGCGGTGAGCATGACGGCGGCTGCGCGCTCTTCCAGAAGCGGGCTCAGGTGCAGGCTCTTTTAAAGTGA
- a CDS encoding TetR/AcrR family transcriptional regulator, translating into MNTRERIACEALTLFSAKGYSAVSVRDIARATGIKESSIYNHYKGKQAIFDELVETYDTRADAFFSHFASPKHLEGNIIENMAYMKTIDSLVEMVLASVEHYLSDDYFFKFFRMLSIERFNNEKVQAIYQKMFVDGALDYQAQLFGWMIDNGYFVRADPKMAALQFYSPIYMLFNQYEPGVTDMKAVLQTLERHVRQFAALYDVRVKRHEAE; encoded by the coding sequence ATGAACACCAGGGAAAGGATCGCCTGCGAAGCGCTGACATTGTTCAGCGCAAAGGGCTACAGCGCCGTATCGGTTCGGGACATTGCCAGAGCCACCGGCATCAAGGAAAGCTCCATTTACAATCATTATAAGGGTAAGCAGGCTATTTTTGACGAGCTTGTAGAGACCTATGATACCCGGGCAGACGCCTTTTTCAGCCATTTTGCTTCACCGAAGCATCTTGAGGGAAACATCATTGAGAATATGGCCTATATGAAGACCATTGACAGTCTGGTTGAAATGGTACTGGCATCGGTAGAGCATTATCTCTCTGATGATTACTTTTTTAAGTTTTTCAGGATGCTGTCCATTGAGCGTTTTAACAATGAGAAGGTTCAGGCCATTTACCAGAAAATGTTTGTTGACGGCGCCCTCGATTATCAGGCGCAGCTCTTTGGCTGGATGATTGATAATGGCTATTTTGTCAGGGCAGACCCCAAAATGGCTGCGCTGCAGTTCTACAGCCCCATTTACATGCTTTTCAACCAGTATGAGCCTGGGGTTACAGATATGAAAGCAGTGCTGCAGACTCTGGAGAGACATGTCCGGCAGTTTGCAGCACTCTATGATGTGCGGGTGAAGCGTCATGAAGCAGAATAG
- a CDS encoding ABC transporter permease yields MRAFKSLFWIEFKLSVRAMNLVLFGLFSPAVVAVIIGVIYGAKPAFDGAGYSFMAQSFGALSGIGICATGLMGLPLALADYRHRKILKRFEVTPVSPGMLLFVQMVVNFVYALAAMAMVYGICRMFGGGWEGGSFLYFGLSFLLVTVSIYSLGMLVASVAGNIKTANLLCTVLYFPMLIFSGATLPYEVMPPALQHVADIMPLTQGVKLMKNAALGLPIENAAVPVAVMVILAVICVVVSIRFFRWE; encoded by the coding sequence ATGCGCGCGTTTAAAAGTTTATTCTGGATCGAGTTCAAGCTTTCCGTCAGGGCCATGAACCTGGTTCTTTTCGGCCTTTTTTCGCCGGCTGTTGTGGCTGTGATTATCGGTGTTATCTATGGAGCAAAGCCCGCATTTGACGGAGCGGGTTATTCGTTTATGGCCCAATCCTTCGGGGCGCTCTCAGGCATTGGTATCTGCGCCACAGGCCTGATGGGGCTGCCCCTGGCTCTGGCAGATTACCGACACCGAAAAATACTCAAACGCTTTGAGGTAACGCCTGTTAGTCCGGGAATGCTGCTCTTTGTGCAGATGGTTGTCAATTTTGTTTACGCCCTCGCGGCTATGGCAATGGTTTATGGAATTTGCCGGATGTTTGGCGGTGGATGGGAGGGAGGCTCCTTCCTTTATTTTGGTTTGTCCTTTCTGCTCGTCACAGTTTCCATCTACAGCCTGGGAATGCTGGTGGCGAGCGTGGCTGGAAATATCAAGACAGCTAACCTGCTGTGCACGGTTCTTTATTTTCCGATGCTGATTTTTTCTGGCGCAACGCTGCCCTATGAGGTTATGCCCCCGGCTCTGCAGCATGTGGCGGATATTATGCCCCTGACGCAGGGCGTGAAGCTCATGAAAAACGCCGCGCTGGGACTGCCCATCGAAAACGCCGCAGTGCCGGTTGCGGTGATGGTTATCCTGGCAGTCATCTGCGTTGTTGTATCCATCCGTTTTTTCAGATGGGAATAA
- a CDS encoding ABC transporter ATP-binding protein: protein MEKVLQVQNLSKNYGSVTAVSGLSLSVARGEVFGLLGPNGAGKSTSIECMLGVKKASAGTVEILGINPSEGRKTLFERVGVQFQETGYQDKIRVGEVCRMTAALYRQPADWQRLLAVFDIQGLEKQEVSQLSGGERQRLSVLLALIPNPELVFLDELTTGLDTRARREVWQYLKELKKGGLTIVLTSHFMDEVEVLCDRALILKKGEPQICGTIGEITEGSPCSCFEEAYLWYTGGDDDARV, encoded by the coding sequence ATGGAAAAGGTTTTACAGGTACAGAACCTGAGTAAAAACTATGGCAGTGTGACGGCAGTAAGCGGCCTGAGCCTGAGCGTAGCCCGGGGGGAAGTCTTTGGACTCCTCGGCCCAAACGGTGCGGGGAAGAGCACCAGTATTGAGTGTATGCTGGGCGTGAAGAAAGCAAGCGCCGGAACTGTGGAAATTTTGGGGATAAACCCGTCTGAAGGGAGAAAAACACTTTTTGAACGTGTCGGCGTCCAGTTTCAGGAGACAGGCTATCAGGATAAAATCCGGGTGGGAGAGGTCTGCCGGATGACAGCTGCTCTTTACAGACAACCCGCAGACTGGCAGAGACTGCTCGCGGTATTTGACATACAGGGGCTTGAAAAACAGGAGGTAAGCCAGCTGTCCGGCGGAGAACGCCAGCGTCTCTCCGTTCTGCTGGCATTGATCCCCAACCCTGAGCTGGTATTTCTGGACGAGCTGACTACCGGGCTGGACACCCGGGCACGCCGGGAGGTCTGGCAGTATCTGAAGGAATTGAAAAAGGGTGGTCTGACCATTGTGCTGACCTCTCATTTTATGGATGAAGTGGAGGTTTTGTGTGACCGGGCGTTAATTCTGAAAAAGGGAGAGCCCCAGATCTGCGGAACCATAGGAGAGATAACAGAGGGAAGCCCTTGCAGCTGCTTTGAGGAGGCTTATCTCTGGTATACGGGAGGTGACGATGATGCGCGCGTTTAA